The following coding sequences lie in one Arachis hypogaea cultivar Tifrunner chromosome 4, arahy.Tifrunner.gnm2.J5K5, whole genome shotgun sequence genomic window:
- the LOC112797878 gene encoding malonyl-CoA:anthocyanidin 5-O-glucoside-6''-O-malonyltransferase-like, with translation MKTVQLFKVSPSSLGSQNSLPSSTSLPLTFFDILWLRLPPVQRVFFYEFPNQPSLFYDTILPKLKHSLSLALTYYFPLAGILNWPHDSNKPIITYNVGDTLSLIVAESDADFNHLSGSDLCEASEVHHLVPELTISDDQASVLALQVTLFPNHGFSIGITSHHAVLDGKTSTSFIKSWAYLCNKLGDSSSSPCDLPPELSPFLDREIVEDPKGVEAKYLSDWLKQGGPNNRSLKVWNLQGPQDSIRGLFYLSR, from the coding sequence ATGAAAACTGTACAATTGTTCAAGGTATCTCCCTCTTCATTGGGATCACAAAATTCTTTACCTTCTTCAACTTCTCTTCCTCTAACCTTCTTTGACATACTATGGCTACGGTTGCCACCAGTTCAGCGAGTTTTCTTCTATGAATTCCCTAACCAACCCTCACTCTTCTATGATACCATTCTTCCCAAACTCAAACACTCTCTTTCTCTTGCACTTACTTACTATTTCCCTCTTGCTGGAATCCTCAATTGGCCTCATGATTCCAACAAGCCCATCATCACCTACAACGTTGGTGACACTCTCTCACTTATTGTAGCTGAATCTGATGCTGATTTCAACCATCTTTCAGGATCTGACCTTTGTGAAGCCTCAGAGGTTCACCATCTTGTTCCTGAATTGACCATTTCCGATGATCAAGCCTCTGTCTTGGCTTTACAAGTTACCCTTTTTCCAAACCATGGATTCTCCATTGGAATCACATCACACCATGCTGTTCTTGATGGAAAAACCTCAACATCCTTCATTAAATCTTGGGCTTATCTCTGCAACAAGTTAGGAgattcatcatcatcaccttGTGATTTGCCTCCTGAATTGAGTCCTTTCTTGGACAGAGAAATTGTGGAAGATCCCAAAGGAGTTGAAGCAAAATATCTGAGTGATTGGTTAAAGCAAGGTGGACccaacaacagaagcctcaaggTTTGGAATCTTCAAGGTCCACAAGATTCAATAAGGGGTTTGTTCTATTTATCTAGATGA
- the LOC140184264 gene encoding phenolic glucoside malonyltransferase 1-like: MNDLHLSSFVISLAYAIVCKAKAEKVNTNRVFVGLNVDCRSRLDPPLPPTYFGNCIGGRLAVAETKGLLGEDGIVVAVQSLSNALETLKDGVLSGAENWSSLLHDGLHDGKFMSAAGTPRFEVYGNDFGWGKPKKVEMVSIDRTGAFCFSDSSNGDGVEIGLVSNKESMDTFASLFLQGLA, encoded by the coding sequence ATGAATGATCTTCACCTGTCAAGTTTTGTGATATCTCTTGCATATGCTATTGTTTGCAAAGCTAAAGCTGAGAAAGTTAACACCAATAGAGTCTTTGTGGGTTTGAACGTTGATTGCAGATCAAGATTGGATCCTCCTCTTCCTCCAACTTACTTTGGAAACTGTATTGGTGGAAGATTAGCGGTTGCTGAAACAAAAGGATTGTTGGGCGAAGATGGAATAGTTGTTGCCGTTCAATCACTGAGTAATGCATTGGAGACTTTGAAGGATGGTGTGCTGAGTGGTGCAGAGAATTGGTCATCACTTTTGCATGATGGTTTGCATGATGGTAAGTTTATGAGTGCCGCTGGGACACCAAGGTTTGAGGTTTATGGCAATGATTTTGGGTGGGGAAAGCCAAAGAAGGTGGAGATGGTGTCTATTGATAGAACTGGTGCATTTTGTTTCTCAGATAGCAGCAATGGTGATGGTGTTGAGATTGGTTTGGTGTCCAACAAAGAATCCATGGATACCTTTGCTTCTCTCTTTCTCCAAGGACTTgcataa
- the LOC112797879 gene encoding malonyl-CoA:anthocyanidin 5-O-glucoside-6''-O-malonyltransferase produces the protein MKTRQVFKASPSSLGPQNLLHSSSTSLPLTFFDILWLRLPPVQRVFFYEFPHQPSLFYDTLLPKLKHSLSLALAYYFPLAGILTWPHDSNKPIIIYNFGDTLSLILAESDADFNHLSGPDLCEASEVHHLVPELSISDDEATVLALQVTLFPNHGFSIGVTSHHAVLDGKTSTSFIKSWAYLCNKLGDSSSSPCELAPELSPFFDREIVGDPKGVEAKYLSDWLKQGGPNNRSLKVWNLQVPQDSVRGLFKLSRSNIEKLKNFVGSRQKGNSNLHLSSFVVSLAYAWVCKTKAEETKSKKVGMAINVDCRNRLDPPLPPTYFGNCIGARIAVAETREFLDEDGGVVVAVESLSSALETLKDGVLNEAETWSSLLLDGLHSDEEMKLTGAAGTPRFEVYGSDFGWGRPKKVEMVSIDRTGAISLSDSRDGDGLEVGFVSSKPSMEAFASIFANGLLL, from the coding sequence ATGAAAACTCGGCAAGTCTTCAAGGCATCACCCTCTTCATTGGGACCACAAAacttgttacattcatcttcaaCTTCTCTTCCTCTAACCTTCTTTGACATATTATGGCTAAGGTTACCACCAGTTCAGCGAGTTTTCTTCTATGAATTCCCTCACCAACCTTCACTCTTCTATGATACCCTTCTTCCTAAACTCAAACACTCTCTTTCTCTTGCACTTGCTTACTATTTCCCTCTTGCTGGAATCCTCACCTGGCCTCATGATTCCAACAAACCCATCATCATCTACAACTTTGGTGACACTCTCTCACTTATTTTAGCTGAATCTGATGCTGATTTCAACCATCTTTCAGGACCTGACCTTTGTGAAGCCTCAGAGGTTCACCATCTTGTTCCTGAATTGTCCATTTCAGATGATGAAGCCACTGTCTTGGCCTTACAAGTTACACTTTTTCCAAACCATGGATTCTCCATTGGAGTCACATCACACCATGCTGTTCTTGATGGAAAAACCtcaacatcctttatcaaatctTGGGCTTATCTCTGCAACAAGCTAGGAgattcatcatcatcaccttGTGAATTGGCTCCTGAATTGAGTCCTTTCTTTGACAGAGAAATTGTGGGAGATCCTAAAGGAGTTGAAGCAAAGTATCTGAGTGATTGGTTAAAGCAAGGTGGACccaacaacagaagcctcaaggTGTGGAATCTTCAAGTTCCACAAGATTCAGTAAGGGGTTTGTTCAAATTGTCTAGATCAAACAttgagaagctcaagaactttGTAGGTTCAAGACAGAAAGGGAATAGCAATCTTCACTTGTCAAGTTTTGTTGTATCTCTTGCATATGCTTGGGTTTGCAAGACGAAAGCTGAAGAAACTAAGAGCAAGAAAGTTGGTATGGCTATAAATGTTGATTGCAGGAACCGATTAGATCCACCTCTTCCTCCAACATACTTTGGAAACTGCATCGGTGCAAGAATTGCAGTTGCTGAAACAAGAGAATTCTTGGACGAAGATGGTGGAGTAGTTGTGGCTGTGGAATCACTGAGTTCTGCTTTGGAGACACTGAAGGATGGGGTTCTGAATGAAGCTGAGACTTGGTCATCACTTTTGCTTGATGGGCTGCACAGTGATGAAGAAATGAAGCTTACTGGTGCTGCTGGCACACCAAGGTTTGAGGTTTATGGAAGTGATTTTGGATGGGGAAGACCAAAGAAAGTGGAAATGGTGTCTATTGACAGAACTGGTGCAATTTCTCTCTCAGATAGCAGAGATGGTGATGGTCTTGAGGTTGGTTTTGTGTCCAGTAAACCTTCAATGGAAGCATTTGCTTCCATCTTTGCCAACGGTCTTCTTCTTTGA
- the LOC112797880 gene encoding receptor-like protein EIX2, producing the protein MTMNSNSRSFGVVYVVLMVQVLAWTRSAVVVASVKCIESERQTLLSLKRGFNVTDDDDDWLSSWGDGEQQKECCNWEGVKCSNVTGHVLMLHLHGDYTLGSISPSLSELHHLKYLDLSGNRFTHTPSLPPFIGSLTFLTHLNLSRCYFGGNIPPQLGNLLFLEYLDLGGNDFYPLQQIPSQFSNLSHLVYLDLSFNNLVGGFPLQLTNLSSLTYLDLSLNKFNGTLPPQLGNLLSLEHLDLSGNAFTGTIPHHFRNLSCLQFLDLSPSGNENMLLSSDLQWLSQLSTLRYLWLPWVNLSSASNWQQQVSSLSHLQYLNLGRCNLVDSVSTSSLVSPANFSTSLSFVDISYNSLRDASFIFPWLMNSTSSLVILRMNDNGLSGTIPGTFGNLSLLEELNLENNRLKGQIPVSLFHSCNLAKLDLSRNKFTGEFHEFIQVISRCAHKPLEILDLGWNEITGMVPDLSQLQSLQVLRLGNNRLNGSIHEGIGQLSNLTELSLGNNLLHGLISEAHLSRLSNLDSLDLSHNALIFNVSVEWVPPFNISEANLASCNLGPNFPKWLQTQMQIWQLDISQAQISTPVPNWFWEQSFPRWSLNLSHNHIRGKIEGNHHRGNIEFQTIDLSSNLFEGPIPAFLSTASEVFLSDNRFSTANPLLCANSSKSTRFMDLSNNNLRGELPDCWMGFESLVVLDLSDNHFYGNMPKSLGSIRNIKSIHLGGNNFSGEIPSSLNNCTQLQVFDAAHNKLSGTIPTWIGDNISKLLVLSLHSNNFHGNIPFSMCNLDEIRVLDLSVNILSGSIPKCISNLSAMATQANSDYYHYEFDSSVYSRSYAVRGVSGVYNDSASLTWKGKMSKYESTLGLLRSIDFSSNRLTGEIPVEMMSLIGLVSLNLSRNLFSGHIPPAIGQLKSIDFLDLSRNHLSGTIPSQLAQIDRLSVLDLSYNDLSGEIPLGTQLQTRDASAYAGNPKLCGAPLNNTCPIHSHQISEHDADGDDEQFVTEGFYIAMAVGFVMAFWGVCFSLILKKSWRYAYFKLLSDVYDKLYVFVAIKVAKLKRIRSQV; encoded by the coding sequence ATGACAATGAATTCGAATTCGAGGAGCTTTGGTGTAGTTTATGTGGTGTTGATGGTGCAGGTACTTGCATGGACGAGgagtgcagtggtggtggcaagTGTGAAGTGCATTGAGAGTGAAAGGCAAACTCTGCTTTCTCTGAAACGTGGCTTCAATGTgaccgatgatgatgatgattggctTTCTTCATGGGGAGATGGGGAGCAGCAGAAGGAGTGTTGCAACTGGGAAGGCGTCAAGTGCAGCAATGTAACAGGCCATGTTCTCATGCTTCATCTTCATGGTGATTACACTCTTGGCTCCATAAGTCCATCACTGAGTGAGTTACATCATTTGAAGTATTTGGACCTTAGTGGTAATCGTTTTACTCACACCCCATCCCTCCCTCCTTTTATTGGCTCTTTAACCTTTTTGACACACCTCAATCTCTCTCGTTGTTATTTCGGTGGAAACATACCCCCTCAATTGGGAAATCTACTCTTCCTCGAGTATCTTGATCTTGGAGGGAATGATTTTTATCCTCTGCAACAAATCCCTTCTCAGTTCTCAAATCTCTCCCATTTAGTGTACCTTGATCTTAGTTTCAATAATTTGGTTGGAGGATTCCCTCTTCAACTCACAAATTTGTCATCCTTGACATATTTGGATCTTAGTCTTAATAAATTCAATGGAACACTGCCTCCTCAGCTTGGAAATCTCTTATCCTTAGAACATCTTGATCTAAGTGGAAATGCATTCACTGGAACCATTCCTCATCATTTCAGAAACCTTTCTTGTTTACAATTTCTTGACCTCAGTCCCTCTGGCAATGAAAACATGTTATTGAGTTCTGACTTACAATGGCTATCTCAACTTTCAACCCTGAGGTATCTTTGGCTTCCTTGGGTGAATCTCAGTAGTGCCAGCAATTGGCAACAACAAGTGAGTAGCCTTTCTCATCTTCAATATTTAAACTTGGGTCGTTGCAATCTTGTTGATTCCGTGTCCACTTCATCACTTGTATCCCCTGCTAATTTCTCCACTTCTCTGTCTTTTGTGGATATCTCTTACAACTCTTTAAGGGATGCATCCTTCATATTTCCATGGTTAATGAATTCCACTAGTAGCCTTGTTATTCTCAGAATGAATGATAATGGCTTATCAGGAACCATACCAGGAACATTTGGGAACTTGAGCCTCCTTGAGGAGTTAAATCTTGAAAATAATCGGCTCAAAGGGCAGATACCTGTATCCTTGTTTCATAGTTGCAATTTGGCAAAACTAGACCTATCCAGGAACAAGTTTACAGGGGAATTTCATGAATTTATTCAAGTAATTTCTCGTTGTGCTCACAAACCCTTAGAAATCTTGGATTTGGGATGGAATGAAATTACGGGGATGGTGCCTGACCTCTCTCAGCTTCAATCTTTGCAAGTGTTACGACTTGGTAACAACAGATTAAATGGAAGCATACATGAAGGTATTGGACAACTATCCAACTTAACTGAGTTAAGCCTTGGAAATAACTTATTGCATGGTTTGATATCTGAAGCTCACCTTTCAAGACTTTCCAATCTTGACTCTTTGGATTTGTCTCATAATGCATTGATTTTCAATGTTAGCGTCGAATGGGTTCCCCCTTTTAATATAAGCGAGGCTAACTTGGCTTCTTGCAATTTGGGACCTAACTTTCCAAAATGGCTTCAGACCCAAATGCAGATTTGGCAATTGGATATTTCACAAGCTCAAATATCTACTCCAGTTCCTAATTGGTTTTGGGAACAGTCTTTCCCGAGATGGAGTTTGAATCTTTCTCACAATCATATTAGAGGAAAAATTGAAGGCAACCATCACAGAGGAAATATTGAATTTCAAACCATTGACTTGAGCTCCAATTTATTTGAAGGTCCAATTCCAGCGTTCCTTTCAACTGCTTCAGAAGTTTTTTTGTCCGATAATAGATTTTCAACTGCAAATCCTCTTTTATGTGCAAACTCGTCCAAATCCACAAGATTTATGGATTTGTCAAACAACAATCTTAGAGGAGAACTTCCAGATTGTTGGATGGGTTTTGAATCATTGGTCGTCCTGGATTTGTCTGATAATCATTTTTATGGAAACATGCCAAAGTCTCTGGGATCAATAAGAAATATCAAGTCAATACATTTAGGAGGGAATAATTTTTCAGGAGAGATACCATCATCCTTGAATAATTGTACACAACTGCAAGTTTTTGATGCTGCACATAATAAGTTGTCAGGAACAATACCAACCTGGATTGGGGATAATATTTCAAAGCTACTTGTACTTAGCTTACATTCCAATAACTTTCATGGAAACATTCCATTTAGCATGTGCAATCTCGATGAAATCCGTGTCTTGGACCTCTCTGTCAATATTCTGTCTGGCAGTATACCTAAATGCATAAGTAATCTTTCTGCTATGGCCACTCAAGCAAATTCTGATTACTATCATTATGAATTTGACAGTAGTGTTTATTCCCGTAGTTATGCTGTTCGTGGAGTTTCCGGAGTTTATAATGATAGCGCATCACTGACATGGAAAGGGAAAATGTCAAAATATGAAAGCACCCTGGGATTGTTGAGAAGTATTGATTTCTCCAGCAACAGGTTAACAGGGGAAATACCAGTTGAGATGATGAGTCTTATTGGCTTGGTTTCTTTAAATCTTTCAAGAAACTTGTTTAGTGGACACATTCCTCCAGCTATTGGACAGCTGAAATCAATAGATTTTCTTGATCTATCCAGAAATCATTTGTCAGGAACAATTCCTTCACAACTTGCTCAAATAGACCGTCTCAGTGTTCTTGACTTGTCATACAATGATTTATCTGGAGAAATCCCACTTGGCACACAACTTCAAACTAGGGATGCCTCTGCTTATGCAGGAAATCCAAAACTTTGTGGTGCTCCTCTCAACAATACTTGTCCCATACATAGTCACCAGATCAGTGAACATGATGCTGATGGTGATGATGAACAATTTGTAACCGAGGGATTCTACATTGCTATGGCTGTTGGATTTGTTATGGCATTTTGGGGAGTTTGCTTCTCATTGATTTTGAAGAAATCTTGGAGATATGCCTATTTCAAGTTATTGAGTGATGTCTATGACAAGCTCTATGTATTTGTAGCAATTAAGGTGGCCAAATTAAAAAGGATCAGATCTCAAGTATGA